TTGTACTTCTTTTTTGTTTTGGTACACGAATAAGAAAAAGTAGAAAATAAATAAATTTAGTATATATTTTAAATTTTTATAGCCTAGTGGTAAAAACAATAAAAATAAATAGATTTTTATTAATATTAAAAAAGATAAAAATATTTAAGAAAAAAAATGGATTTAAAGAAAAGTTAAAAGTCCTGAATAGACATCAGGACAGATAGTAAAATTATTTTCTAAGTTCGCGGATCTTAGCAGCTTTGCCACGAAGGTCACGTAGATAGAATAATTTAGCCCTTCTAACACGACCTTTTCTAAGAACCTTTATCTCTTCGATAGAATCACTAAAAATTGGGAAAATTCTCTCAACGCCAACACTATTAGCGCCAATTTTTCTAATGATAAATGTTTCGCCGGTACCGCTACCACGTCTAGCTATACAAATACCTTCAAAATTTTGAATTCTAGTTTTATCGCCTTCGTGGATACGAGTAGCAACACGCAATGTATCTCCTGCACGGAAGTCAGGAATATTTTTACTAGCAATTTGAGCATTTTCAAATGCTTCAATGTATTTATTTCTCATGTTTTTCCTTATTTATGTGGCTTAAGCTTTTGATATAAATCAGGGCGAAAGAACCTTGTTTTGCAGTGAGCCATCTTATTTTTTAAAGTGTGGATTTTAGCATGGTTACCCTTTAAAAACTCTGAAACCACAAAGATTGATCTAAAATTATCAGGCTTTGTAAAAGATGGAGCTTCAAGCAAATTATCCTCAAAACTCTCAACTTCAAGGCTCATATCGTTTCCTAAAACTCCAGGTATATTTCTTGATATTGCGTCGCTCATACAAAGTGCAGGCAGCTCTCCACCAGTTAAAATAAAATCACCTATACAAAAAACTTCGTCCGCCCAAAGCTCAACAACTCTCTCATCCAGCCCTTCATATCTACTGCAAACAAAACAAATGTGATCTTTTTTAGAAAGCCTCTTTGCATCATTTTGACTAAATTTTTTGCCAGCTGGCGTTAAAAATATCACATGAGCATTTTTATCTTTTTCTTTTAGAAATTTGATCGACTCATCCAAAGGCTGTGGAAACATCAAAAGCCCTGCTCCGCCTCCGATCATATAATCATCAACTTTATTATGCTTATCTTTGGTAAAATTTCTTGGATTTATAAAATTAATTTCGATAAATTTATTGCTAATCGCACGTTTCAAAATAGAATCACAAAAATAAGGTTTAACTAAATTTTCAAAAAGTGTAATAAACGTAAATGTCATGAATTTTCTAAAATGGCTCTAGCGCCTTTTACCAAAATCTCTCCACTATCCAAATTTACGCTTTCGATAAAATGCTCCAAATATGGAACGTAAAAATTCTTTGGTTTACCACCCAAGGTAAGCTCTTCATCAGTTTTTATGTATAAAAGTGAATTTGCAAAATTATCTTGGATATCTTCTACAATACCCAAAATTTCACCACTTTCTATAACTTTTAATCCAATAATATCAAACTGAAAAAATTCATCTTTTTTTAGTTTACATTTTTTTCTAGTAAGCTCTTTTGTGGTATATATAGTTCTATTTACAAGCGTTTTAGCAAGATCTAAGTTATCAAAATTTTCAAACAAAACCAGCTCTTTTTGTCTATTGTAGTCTTTTATGGTCAGCTGATCATTGTTTTTGTCAAAAAAAGTTGCACCTTTTTTAAACTGTTCTGGGAAGTCGCTCTTATTGTGAAGCTTTAAGTAGCCATTTAAACCAACACATCTTCCGATGGTAGCGACTTCAACAATATCACTATTCAATAGCTTTTACCGTTACTCTATAGCTTGTATTATCTTTGGCTTTACAACCAATAATAACGGTCTTTATAGCGTTTATCATTTTGCCATCTTTACCGATAAGTTTTCCTGTATCAACCTTATCGGCACTTATAATTATCTCAGCAAAATTTTCACCAAGTTCCTGACGATCAACACTTACTTTATCAGGAAAATCAGCAATCAACTTGGCATATTCGTATAAAAAATTTTTAACCATTATTTTGTAATTTGTGCAACTCTATCGCTAAGTTTAGCACCAACGCTTTTCCAGTAATCTAATCTCTCTTTGTTGAAATTTATAACATTTGGCTCAACCATAGGATTGTAATAGCCAATACTTTCTATCCAGCCACTATCACGTCTTTTCCTGCTATCTGTAACAACTATACGATAAAAAGGTCTTTTCTTACGTCCCATTCTTGTTAGTCTTACTACTGTTGCCATATTATATTTCTCCTCTTGTTTTTAAATAAAGCTTAAATTTGGATAACAAATATCCAAATTTAAACCCTTTTATCAAACAGGTCTTTTAAAATTTACTTGAGAAAGCATATTTGTAAGTCCTTTTGCTCCACCTTTTCCTGAAAATTTCTTAGCAAGTTTTGAGGCATTTTCAAACTGCTTTAAAAATCGATTTACCTCTATCTGAGAAAGTCCAGAACCAGCCGATAAACGTCTTTTTCTACTATTATTCAAAAGTTCAGGATTTTCACGCTCTTTTTGCGTCATAGAGTTTATCATAGCCTTAATATGTAAAATTTCTTTTGAATTATCAAGATCTATATCTTTTATTTGATTTGCAATATTTGAAAGACCAGGTATCATCCCCATCAAAGACTTCATACTACCAAGCTTTTTAACGCTTTCCATTTGATCTAAAAAGTCATTAAAGTTAAACTGACCTTTTTTTATCTTTTGATTTAGGCGTTTTGCCTCTTTTTCATCGATAATAGTCGATGTTTTCTCTACCAAAGTAGCTAAGTCACCCTCACCCATTATACGGCTTACAATGCGGTCTGGTATAAAACTCTCGATATCAGCTACTTTCTCGCCGGTGCCGACAAATCTAAGTGGAATATTTAGCTGTTTTGCAATACTAATAGCTACGCCACCTTTTGAGTCAGAGTCAAATTTAGAAAGGATAACTCCAGAAATTCCTAAAATTTCATTAAAACTTGTAGCTGTTTTTACGGCATCTTGTCCACTCATAGCGTCAGCTACGTAGAAAATTTCATGTGGATTTATCGCATTTTTTACATCTTTTATCTCTTGCATCAACTTTTCATCGATCGCGAGACGACCTGCGGTATCCACTAAAAGCACATCATAAAGACCACTTTTTGCTTTTTCTAGCGCTTCTTTTGCTACTTTTATAGGATTATTTTCGTTTTCTATATAAAAAAGATCGATCTCGTTTGCAACGCAGAGCTGTCTTAGCTGCTCAACCGCCGCTAATCTTTGCAAGTCACAAGCCGCAACTAAAACTTTTTTCTTTCTTAGTTTTAGGTAGTTTGCAAGCTTGATAGTTGTCGTTGTTTTACCGCTACCTTGCAAACCAGCCATCAAAACAATGGTCGGTGCAACTGGCGCATAGACAAAGCCTTGGTTGCCAGGAGCTGTTAAGATAGTCGTTAAATTTGACTTTATCGCATCTAAGAAATTCTTTTGGCCTACGCCAGTTTGCTTTAGTTCGCTTTCGATAGACGCGAGTAGATCTTTGGTGACTTTATGGTGAACATCAGCTTTTAAAAGAGCTTTTTTAAGCACATCAAGTGCGTTTTTTAGAGCTTTTTCGTCATCTACAAAACGTATCTTGCTAACGGCTAATCTAAAAGACTCGCTAATTTGTTCGAACACTAATCACCTTTCTAAGTTGTTATTAAAGGGCGTATATTACTAAATAATTTCTTTATTGCTCTTTAAATTTCAAATTTATTAGACAGCTCAAATCCAAGAGAGTTAAATTCTTTTGGGATTGGCGCTTTAAATTTATAGTTTAAAAGAGCGATAGAATAAGCATGCAAGAACATTCTATTTGCCCTATTTTTGCCGTATTTCTCATCGCCAACAATAGGTAAATTTAAGCTAGCCAAATGCACTCTTATCTGGTGCGTTCTGCCTGTTTTTATGGCGACTTTTACCAGCGTTTTTTTGCCAACAACCATGAGAGGCAAAATTTCACTGATCGCTTCTTTACCGTCTTTTGATATCTTTGAAATGGCGCCATTTTTATTTTTTATCGTTAAGATAGGCTCATTTACAACCACTTCTTCACTCATAATGCCCCTAACTGCGGCCACATAAATTTTCTCAACCTTCATCTTTTTAAACTCATTTATGGCAAGGCTAGCAAATTCGTCATTTTTTACAAGAAGCAGTACGCCGCTTGTATCCTTATCGAGTCTGTGAAGGAGTGGAAATTTACACATTTGGCTGATTTTTTCGCTAGTTATGACAGCTGGTTTGCTAATGGCTATTAAATTTTCATCTTCAAAAATAACACTTGGCTTTGGCATCTCCTCGACGCTAAATTTAGTATTTTCACTCATCAAAGCACGAGCTATCATCACCTTTTGCCCTTTGGCATAAACTAGGCCGCTGTCAATTAGCTCCTTTGCCTCGTTGTTTGAGATATTTTTTTGTTTGGCTAAAATTTTATACGCTTTTTCTTCACTCATAAAGTGCTCCTTATGTCTTCTATGATCGCATCAGCGCTTGCTTGCACAGCTATTCTGCTCTTTTTGGCGCCACTATCTATTATGCCGCCTATCTCGCTAGCCTTTGCGATATAGATGTTTTCAACTAGGCTAAATAACGCCTTTTGGTTAAATATAAACTCTCCACTAATTACCACTGGATTAAATTGCGCACACTCGATTGGGTTATGCCCGCCGATATTTGGCACAAAACTACCTCCAAGCACGACTATATCGCTAATAGCATAAACATTTACAAGCTCGCCTAAAGTGTCAAGCAAATTTACCTTTGCTTTAAAATTATGTGTTTTACTAAATTTAGCAAAGCTAACATCATGCTTTTTAGCGTACTCGCTTGCTATCTTTTCAACATCTGCAAATCTCTCAGGATGGCGTGGTGCGATAATTAAAAGATCGTTTTCTTTTAAATTTAAATTTTCTAAAATCATCTCTTCTTCGCCCGCATGCGTGCTTGCTAGTACGATCACTCTAGCTTTTGGCTTTTCATAAATTTTACTCACACTTGGCAAAAACGCAGCTTTTATGTTGCCAACGACCTCTATTTTGCCTGCTCCAAGCGACTTTAGCCTCTCTTTATCAAGCTCACTTTGGGTGTAAATTTTGTCTATAAATTTAAAAAGATATCTATAAAAAAAGCCAAATTTTAAATAACTTTTATAGCTTCTATCTGAAATTCTAGCGTTTATCAGTATCACACGGCTGCCTTTTAGCTTTGCCATGAAAACTAGCATAAGCCAAAGCTCTGCCTCAAA
The genomic region above belongs to Campylobacter concisus and contains:
- the rplS gene encoding 50S ribosomal protein L19, with the translated sequence MRNKYIEAFENAQIASKNIPDFRAGDTLRVATRIHEGDKTRIQNFEGICIARRGSGTGETFIIRKIGANSVGVERIFPIFSDSIEEIKVLRKGRVRRAKLFYLRDLRGKAAKIRELRK
- the trmD gene encoding tRNA (guanosine(37)-N1)-methyltransferase TrmD, with the translated sequence MTFTFITLFENLVKPYFCDSILKRAISNKFIEINFINPRNFTKDKHNKVDDYMIGGGAGLLMFPQPLDESIKFLKEKDKNAHVIFLTPAGKKFSQNDAKRLSKKDHICFVCSRYEGLDERVVELWADEVFCIGDFILTGGELPALCMSDAISRNIPGVLGNDMSLEVESFEDNLLEAPSFTKPDNFRSIFVVSEFLKGNHAKIHTLKNKMAHCKTRFFRPDLYQKLKPHK
- the rimM gene encoding ribosome maturation factor RimM (Essential for efficient processing of 16S rRNA); this translates as MNSDIVEVATIGRCVGLNGYLKLHNKSDFPEQFKKGATFFDKNNDQLTIKDYNRQKELVLFENFDNLDLAKTLVNRTIYTTKELTRKKCKLKKDEFFQFDIIGLKVIESGEILGIVEDIQDNFANSLLYIKTDEELTLGGKPKNFYVPYLEHFIESVNLDSGEILVKGARAILENS
- a CDS encoding KH domain-containing protein gives rise to the protein MVKNFLYEYAKLIADFPDKVSVDRQELGENFAEIIISADKVDTGKLIGKDGKMINAIKTVIIGCKAKDNTSYRVTVKAIE
- the rpsP gene encoding 30S ribosomal protein S16, giving the protein MATVVRLTRMGRKKRPFYRIVVTDSRKRRDSGWIESIGYYNPMVEPNVINFNKERLDYWKSVGAKLSDRVAQITK
- the ffh gene encoding signal recognition particle protein; translation: MFEQISESFRLAVSKIRFVDDEKALKNALDVLKKALLKADVHHKVTKDLLASIESELKQTGVGQKNFLDAIKSNLTTILTAPGNQGFVYAPVAPTIVLMAGLQGSGKTTTTIKLANYLKLRKKKVLVAACDLQRLAAVEQLRQLCVANEIDLFYIENENNPIKVAKEALEKAKSGLYDVLLVDTAGRLAIDEKLMQEIKDVKNAINPHEIFYVADAMSGQDAVKTATSFNEILGISGVILSKFDSDSKGGVAISIAKQLNIPLRFVGTGEKVADIESFIPDRIVSRIMGEGDLATLVEKTSTIIDEKEAKRLNQKIKKGQFNFNDFLDQMESVKKLGSMKSLMGMIPGLSNIANQIKDIDLDNSKEILHIKAMINSMTQKERENPELLNNSRKRRLSAGSGLSQIEVNRFLKQFENASKLAKKFSGKGGAKGLTNMLSQVNFKRPV
- a CDS encoding RluA family pseudouridine synthase, with protein sequence MSEEKAYKILAKQKNISNNEAKELIDSGLVYAKGQKVMIARALMSENTKFSVEEMPKPSVIFEDENLIAISKPAVITSEKISQMCKFPLLHRLDKDTSGVLLLVKNDEFASLAINEFKKMKVEKIYVAAVRGIMSEEVVVNEPILTIKNKNGAISKISKDGKEAISEILPLMVVGKKTLVKVAIKTGRTHQIRVHLASLNLPIVGDEKYGKNRANRMFLHAYSIALLNYKFKAPIPKEFNSLGFELSNKFEI
- the waaA gene encoding lipid IV(A) 3-deoxy-D-manno-octulosonic acid transferase; amino-acid sequence: MIIIYYFLASILYLFGAIFLFFLSFKKKYHKSVPARFFLFNNPKFQDADVHFQACSFGEVQALKPLMQKFDSKAISVVTNTGFEAASKICSNTRFLPFEIFLPFWLKKSKILVIFEAELWLMLVFMAKLKGSRVILINARISDRSYKSYLKFGFFYRYLFKFIDKIYTQSELDKERLKSLGAGKIEVVGNIKAAFLPSVSKIYEKPKARVIVLASTHAGEEEMILENLNLKENDLLIIAPRHPERFADVEKIASEYAKKHDVSFAKFSKTHNFKAKVNLLDTLGELVNVYAISDIVVLGGSFVPNIGGHNPIECAQFNPVVISGEFIFNQKALFSLVENIYIAKASEIGGIIDSGAKKSRIAVQASADAIIEDIRSTL